The Larimichthys crocea isolate SSNF chromosome X, L_crocea_2.0, whole genome shotgun sequence genome segment ttattttatttcactgatgaCTCAAGCTCATCTTGTGAACCTGAGCTGCCAGCACCCGGAAAATCTGttactttctgtgtgtttatcatcTATagactaaaaatgattttaatacatgtgtttttttgtatgaagAAGGTGTGACTAATCGTCAAAATGTCTTATGCTTCACTTGCAGATTTGGATACGCATTTGTGTCCATTTACTGCTGTTCATCACGCTTGGGGTACATTCAAGTAAATTTGACGTCAACCCAGTGACAGATGACATCTCGAGACTCTCTATTTTGGTAAGAACAACACTGAATTTTAACTTCAACTCAAACATTAAGAGCTGAAGGTTCAGTCTAGTTATGGTTTTGTATTCATGCTGGACTCTCACATCACCATACAAAACTATTTAACtgaaattcatttcatttaggCTAAAAAATACACACTAGAGCATTTTTCATATGAGACCTATATGACCTACATCACACATCAGGTCATCATCTGTCACTACTGAAAAAATTCTGGTAACATGTCATGTTATAATTCATATTCTTTGCAGCGGCCTGGTACCACCTACTTTATCGGCAAAGTTAATTTGTACAAAGGTCAAAAAGGGAAGGAGGTCAATGAAACATCCTgtaagcaaagagaaaaaatcaACTTAATGAtaggacagaaaaacaaaacacataagcaaacacaaaaagagaatGGAGGGCAAACATGCTATGTACTAACAGGTTTAAATTCAAGGTCATGTGCTGTATTCCCACTTTTTAGGACTTCCCAAaattaacagtgtttctgttcttttttttttctttttacagagaCAAAATATTCCTAAAGATTACAAAATTCCTGTACATTACGTTCCAAAAGAAGAGGTAAGACATTGTGATATTTGCCAACATATCCCTTCTTACCATGACTTACAGACACAATATGTAAATGCTGAAACTCAGAACAGGAAGAAACCCATTGACAGTTTCCTGAGCTGCACCTTGTTGCTAAGTTTGGCTGACCTTTTGAATATTGTACAGTGACACTATTGTGTCTTCTGCTGAATGCAGGTCTTAGACGAAAGCAACTACTGACTGGAAGGATTATTAGATTTAGGCACGGATTAGCACACTATGCACTTAATCATCATAAAGTACATGCTATTGCTCATTTTATGTCGTCtctgctcctttttttcttctaggGTGGGATGTGTTGggtaaaattaaatgttttctacTTGGAGGAGAGTTTAAAAGATTTAGCACATAAGTTTGGAAACATTTCATCCAACAGAAAAGATATTAGCATATTCATCCAAATGCTCCAAGAACTGCGGCTCAACTCAAGAACTGTGGTAAGTTCATATTGTTGGAAACTCGCGGTTTTGTCAccttgatttaaatatttaaagattaaatgtataaattgtaaataaataataataatttactttaatcaataacaataaactttatGGCAgcaagaggtaaaaaaaaacgtAACGTTGTAATGAAACTCTATGATGTATCACTAACTCtgtctgtttaaaataaatgttgctgCTATTTCAATCATGGATTCCAGCGTTAAAGTCATGTTAATTCTTTAATCTACACCCTTGGAATGaactaaaactgtgttttgtgtcttttcaggATCCGATCATGTATGATTTTGAGTGCCACTACAGGAAAGAGAGGTGGCAGACAGCGCGATACTTTGACTTTGTCAAAGACTTTCTTATAGCTGTACAGAACAGAGAAGATAAAGATGACTGTGATCCTCCTCCCTGTCCCACCACACCACTCACAGTAACAACAGAAGTAACTATTAAAGGTGAATACTTGAAGATGGATTTTGGATAATTAGGAGTTTGGAAACTCACAAGATCTTCTAAAACATGCTATTGTTTGTTAATAATTCTGTACATTTGTgctgaaacaacagaaagcTGCTTCTCAACTGTAAGAACTGGCTGCTTTCTTCAGTTTTAAACCAGCGTAAACTGGGCATGTCTGGGTTTTGCACTGTTGGTTAGTCAAAGCAAACAATTTACCACCTCTGGGTTtgggatgttttgtttttctgcaaatgCTTGATTTTTactgacagtaataataatcttgCTGCGGCTTCTCTCAGAATCAGATGTAGATTATTTCCGCTGCCTAAATATTAGATGTTGTAAGTTTATTATCTTTGAGCAAGGCATACACAATGTGAACAATCCCTGAACTGATGTTACTGGCTGAGACAAGCctatggagagaaaaacaagaaaaatcaaTGATTTGCATCTTCTAGGGAAAATCTCTGGCGGTAATAGTTTGAACTGACGTATCTCAAGCATTCAGCAGatgtaaaatgatttgaaatggTTCAGTTGTAAAATACCCACAATGAACTGTGCTAGACcatgtgtgacattttaagCCAGGGGATcctacaataaaataacaaaaatggcTAAAGGTCTCACAGTTCAGCTTACTCTGGACAGAGCTGATGTTTTCTTCTCAGTTTAGATTTGTCTCTTTACGTGCCATTGGAAGGGTCAAGTCTGAACACTAACATTTTATTTggcattatgttttatttagtttatgttGATAAGCATAATGGGATGGAGCCCAATTTTTATCATAACACTACTGATTTTGTTTCCTACATAAACAATCTCACTGCTCCGAACAATAACAATGCACACTCTCCAGACTATGTCTTCACAATGGTTTGAAATACAGATTTCAGGAAAGCTgatgtttaaaagtttttaaaaatggtttgtAATAAAGCTCCATAATTCTGTCAGGAGAAAGATAAGATCAGTCTGCCAACCagactttgtgtgtgatttgtcagggttttcttacattttcttttttcgttGTGAAATCTCTAAACCTCAACATATAAATCCAAACTATCTGCATCGCCTGATACCATCAGTgatgagtgagagtgtgtgtgtttcatgattTGGGGTTAACCACCACTAAGCGTATTATTGTGGAGAACATTAGCAGTGGTCGGCGATTTAGGTCACACTTcccacacacattttctgagcCGGTCTACAGATTCAAACGAGCAACATTCCAGTCACAAGCTCACTTCTCTTTGGACTATTGTGAATGAAGCGCTATTTAGGACAGATCTCTTGTGGCCATTTCAAGAAGCTTTTAATCCAGGAACCATTATTTCTTCACAAGAACTTTGCTagataaaaactcaaaaacGGTCTCAGTGCTTAGACAGCCCATTGAGACACAGCTGAGTCACAGGACTGAGGGAAGATGTCCCCAGGCAGCACAtgtgaaaaggaagaaaagggcCGAAACCTGATTGTATACGTGTTGATTACAGAGCAATCTTCCAATCTTCCCAAGCGCTTGGCTTTTCTTTGCCAGAGTGGTCGGATCAgatcttttatgtgtgtgtgtgtgtgggtggggtgggggtggggtggttgGTAAAAAAAGGCAGTGTTGAGTTGACTTCTTAGCACCtgacaatgaaatgttttcatcgTACTGTACTAACAGTCCGCCCTTTTTCATCCCTCCTCTCAATTTTTGCATGTCTCCTCTCGTAACCCCAAACTCACCAACTCGTCTCTTAttttcttctcccctccctctccactAGTAAACACGTCCACCAGTAAACACGAGTGTACAACAGGCTGCAAACCACGTAAGTCTGCAATTCTGAGAAATTTCTGAGAAAACAAGTGTCAGCTCTGCGATTTGGGTTGTAAAATCAGCCCAACTGGTGTGTCAAAAGGACAGATTTTGCCAGATACAGTATTTTGTCACATTCTAGACCAAGTCACCCCACTTGATTAATGGCCCACTGTGGGGCAAATTCCACATGACATTCCGTGTCTTCATGTCTTGTCTTATCTGGCCGCCCCCCTCCTTACACAGAGctacattttatattgtatacAACATATACGATGTCAAAGTACTTCATAAAATGTGATCATCTTTCCACTACTTTATAAACTGGTTGCAGTAACAGAACAGTGAAATGAGTTTCCTGAAGGCTCTTTGTCCTGCATGGAGAAGAACAGATAAAAGATGTCTTAGTCTTTCTAGTTTTTTGCAGCCATCTGGTGTCATGTATTTATGTCAGCATGGATGGATTACAAGAACATGGTAACTGGATATAGCTTTAAAGAgaagaaggtgaaggtgaagatgCTGAAGGGAAAGGTTTTTCCGTGCGCAGGTGAAATTGATGTTAATAATCAACAGCTGAAGGTGGCttatcattttattgtttcttcCTGTGAAAGTAATCTGTAGACTGTGCTTAATGAAAAGTAGCATATTAAAAGATGGAAGAAAGAAGTTGTTAACACTTGATGACACTCAGGAGAAGTTAattatctatttttattcaGGAGTGAAAAACCTATGAAACTAAAAAGGTgaaagtgatgtttttttgttttgttgttacagCTCATGAACCGCGGATCCTGCCTGAGGTGGTGGAGCGAAGCCTTCTCTTCTTACTGTTCATTCCACTCATAGCCCTGGTATTCCTGCTTGTGTGGAAGGtgagctgacctttgacccctaaCACTAAGCTGTATAACTTCCTGAGATGACTTTTGGCCTATTTTATTGTCGGGAGATACTGCTTTGTTCAATTTATGACAACGGCCTTTTAGCTTTCTGCAGATGCTGTGCAGACTGTGTTGATCTGTGTTGTGGTGGTTTCCGTTGCAAACTGTGAGgtttaaaagtgttaaaaataaaaaattatttcctATACCCCAAGGTCCGATCACGGAGGAACGAAGACGATCTTCAACAGAATCCTGGTGAAGATGGACTCTTCACAGGAAGAGAAGGGAATGCGCCTCAACTAGATCCTGAAATATCGGAAAAGTgagctttattttctctttttgttgatGTTATTTCTACAGTTGCCCTTTATGTAACTCACTGTATGTTCACAAGTGCCTGTGCAAAGTTGTTGGCTTCAAAATGGCTTGCACAcaatgagaggagaaaaactGTATTATTTATCGACATATCTGAGTATTTTCTATCAGAGGtttgtgatgttgatgtttCTTTTGATGCACTTTGGTAGCATCAATCAATTTTTGGGATGGCAGATATGCAGCATAGGCTTCTTAACAACACTGTGGATTCTTCAAACTTCAGAGTtattgaaaattaaaaaatattgcaaTATTAAAGTCACCGGAGCTAAGATATACCGAGAATAACTTTGATATTATCAGGTTTAGCTTAGTTCAATTTGGCATCAAtggttgtaaataaaaaataataataatcaatggTTTGAAAGAAAGTGGGCATTTAATAAGCAGCCCAATGAAAGATTAATTCATTTCAATATTCATTTCAGTTACGTTTTGGGAATCAGTATCCAGATTTATGGGAGTTTGACCCATACTACAGACCAAAAGTCTGGATACTTTGGCCTCTTTTGTATCTTGTCTTTTGTGAGTCCCCCGAAAATAGTAGAATACTAAACCATAGCCGTAGCCCTTCAGTAGGGCCCATTTCAGCCTCAGGGCAATCCCAGCaggtcagggttagggttatccAGGGTTGGCCATGGATATAAGAAGTACATgcttttaaaatatcaaatctAGGGGCTTACCTGGTTCAGTAATTCAATTGGCACTGTCATGGTTAACCACGACAACAAGCTTGTTGACCCTGCACACACCAGCCAAGTCTTCACTGATCTATCTAGCTGTGTGGGAAGTGAATTTCAGTGTTTaatatctttctctctgtccaattACAGAAACAAGTTGAACGTCATTGAACCAGTGTAATGCTTCTACCCTTCGATGTTCAACATAATTGGTGAGATTTTTCATGTTAAATTAGATCGACAAAACcaaattcattattcattcttgcagttttgaaaataaagaaaatctttgTTAGAATCTTTGCTGGCCACTGAGGTCTTAAAGGTCtctccacactttttttttttctcaaagggCTCTACTTTTTTCTCCTGTTGGTGTCCAAAGGTGacgaaaaacaaacatgaagctgaATTCCATAGTGAGATCTCAGAGGTAAAAGGGCCGTTGTTGACCGCTGTCCAGATTCATGATAGCAGACTGCTATGACTCTTCTGGTTAAACCACGCCTGATACCATATGGATAAGCTTGCCTTTCATGTAAGACTGCATTAACCCCATGCTTTTGAAAAAGACTGAGACCTACACAGAGAGAAACCCCCACATCACACCACAACCACCCCACTGGAATCTCTGGCTCCTGCGAATCGTCATCAGAACCTGCTGCATCATGAACTCTTCTGAGGAACTCTTCCTTCTTCACACGTTGCTACAGTCTGCCTGCATTTTTTGGGCCTGCCAGTTCTTCTGCAAACAACCATCAGAGAGTGATTGACACTCGTTATCTCTGGTATGAAACTGAGGCATGAATTACTACCTCTGGTAACCCTCAACTTAACCACATCCTCAACAGCTCAACAGTTTCCTCATAGTCCAGGGGGTTTCCCAAAGAATATAATTTTAAACATTGCATTGCATCCTAGGTGTAGTCACATTGTCTGGTTTAGGCATGTACCCACAGAGgagtgtatgatgtatttatttattggtggCAGCattgagctgctgctgttgataaaactgaaatgtttcaagCGATCATTTAGGAGCACCTCTACTAATGAGTCACATTTAAATCTGTATACTCGtaaactcaaaacaaaaaaaagaaaagaaaagaaaaaaaacacattcctgaACAAGTTACATTTGCTCATATGATGTTGTCAGTGTATATGACT includes the following:
- the kitlga gene encoding kit ligand a isoform X2; this translates as MKKSKIWIRICVHLLLFITLGVHSSKFDVNPVTDDISRLSILRQNIPKDYKIPVHYVPKEEGGMCWVKLNVFYLEESLKDLAHKFGNISSNRKDISIFIQMLQELRLNSRTVDPIMYDFECHYRKERWQTARYFDFVKDFLIAVQNREDKDDCDPPPCPTTPLTVTTEVTIKVNTSTSKHECTTGCKPPHEPRILPEVVERSLLFLLFIPLIALVFLLVWKVRSRRNEDDLQQNPGEDGLFTGREGNAPQLDPEISEKNKLNVIEPV
- the kitlga gene encoding kit ligand a isoform X1, which encodes MPHAISLYRVAKIWIRICVHLLLFITLGVHSSKFDVNPVTDDISRLSILRQNIPKDYKIPVHYVPKEEGGMCWVKLNVFYLEESLKDLAHKFGNISSNRKDISIFIQMLQELRLNSRTVDPIMYDFECHYRKERWQTARYFDFVKDFLIAVQNREDKDDCDPPPCPTTPLTVTTEVTIKVNTSTSKHECTTGCKPPHEPRILPEVVERSLLFLLFIPLIALVFLLVWKVRSRRNEDDLQQNPGEDGLFTGREGNAPQLDPEISEKNKLNVIEPV